The genomic stretch ACTGTGTCGCCGCGTGCGCCCCGAAGCGCATGGCCATCGTCGGAGTCTTCTCCTCGCGCGGCGGGATCTCGTCGACGATCGAGGCGCGATACGCGGACGGAGTCTTCGGAGCCTGACCGCTCGCACGACCGTCCCGGATCGATCCGGCGAGATCCGACCACGGCACGCGCCCGCCCGGCTCGATGCATCGCCGCGCCGGCTATCAGCCGAGGACGAGCTTCCGGATCTCCGCCTCCCGCTCCTGCTGCACGAGAATCAGGACCGTGTCGTCGGCCATGATCCGGGTGTCGCCGCGCGTGACGATCGTCTCGCCGCCGCGGACGACTGCGACGATGTTCGTGCTCGGGGGAATCGGGAGGTCCTTCAACGCCCTTCCCGCGGCCGGGGACCCCGCCGGGACCTTCAGCTCGAAGAGCTGCACGCCTCCCGCCTGGAGCGACAGGAGGGTCCGGATCTGGAGCCCGGGGACCTCCCGTTCGATGTAGGAGCTGATGATCGCCGTGGTCGCGACGGTCGCGTCGACGCCGAGGAGCCGCATGAGCTCCTCGTTCTTCGGGTTCGAGACGCGGGCGATCGTCTTGCCGACGCCGAACACGGCCTTCGCCGTCTGGCACGCGACGAGGTTGTCCTCGTCGGCGCCGGTGACCGCCGCGAAGACGGCCGCGCGCGACGCGCCGGCCGTCTCGAGCACGCCGCGCGCCGAGCCGTCGCCGACGAAGACCGGGACGTCCGTTTCGGCCGACAGGCGCGCCACCTGCGCCGGATCCTTCTCGATGATCGCGACCTCGATCCCCCTCCCCGCGAGGGTGCGCGCGAGGCCGGAGCCGATCTTCCCTCCGCCGGAGATGAGGACGAACTTCGACTCGTCGAGCGCCGGGGGGCGTCGCGCCTTCGGCCGGGCGGTCTCCGCGGGAGGACGGGGCGCCGCCGGCAGGCCCTGGATGTCGCGAACCGTGGTGCGAATGGCGTCCACCGTGTAGAGGGTCGGACAGATGGTCCGGATCCCGAGCGCTTCGAAGATCGACGCGCGGGAAGGGATGTAGATCCGGGCGATCGCGTGCGGGACGGAGAACTTCTTCTTGGCCACCTCGGCAGCGACGAGATTCACCGTGTCCTCCCGCGTCAGCGCCAGAAAGACGTCGGCGCGGTCGACGCCCGCGCGCAGCTGGACATCCGCGTCGATCGCGTTCCCGCGGACGGTCCGCAGCCCCTCGACACGAGTCGCCCGGTCGATCCGGTCGCCCCGCTGTTCGATCAGGACGACGGAATGGCCGTCCTCGCGCAGCTCGCGGACCGTCGCCGAGCCGACCCGGCCGAACCCGACGATGACGATGTTCACGCCCCGAAGTCTACCGCCGCGGCGACGACGCTCCCCTGATGCGGTTGGCTCTCCCTCCCGTCGCGCTTGCCGGAACTCGCCGCTCCGCTTAGCATCGCGCGATCCGATGAATCCGCCCGAACCCTCCGCGCCGCTCGAAGGCGTCCTCGTCCTCGACCTGTCGCGCGTGCTCGCCGGACCGTACTGCACGATGACGCTCGCCGACCTCGGCGCCCGCGTGATCAAGGTCGAGCATCCGGTGGGGGGCGACATCACGCGCGGCTGGGGCCCGCCGTATTCCCCGGAGGGAGACTCCGCCTACTACCAGTCGATCAACCGGAACAAGGAGTCGATCGTTCTCGATCTCGCGTCGGGGGCGGGGCGCCGGTCCGTCGAGATCCTCGCGAGCCGCGCCGACGTCCTGATCGAGAACTTCCCCCCCGGCGGGCTCGCCCGCCTCGGCCTCTCCCTCGAACGCCTGCGCGCGGAGAACCCGCGGCTGGTCACGGCGTCGATCACGGGCTTCGGCGAGGCGGGGCCGGATCGCGACCAGCCGGGGTTCGACCTGCTCGCCCAGGCGGGCGCGGGGCTCATGGCGATCACGGGGGATCCCGGCGGGCCGCCGGTGAAGGTCGGCATCGCCGTGTCCGACCTCGTCGCGGGAGCCAACGCGGCGATCGGCATCCTCGCCGCCCTGGCCGCCCGGGAGAGGAGCGGCCGCGGCGCCGCGGTCGCGGTCGACCTCTTCTCGTCGTCCCTCGCGATGCTCGTCAACGTCCTCCAATCGTGTATTGTTTCGGGCCGAGAGGCGGGCCGCCACGGCAGCGGCCACGCGCAGATCGTGCCGTACCAGATGTTCGGGTCCGCCGACGGGGAGTGGATCCTCGCGATCGGCACCGAGCGGCAGTTCCGGACGCTCTGCGAGCGGGTCGTCGGACGCCCCGAATGGGCGAGCGACCCGCGTTTCTCGACCAACGCGGCCCGGGTCGAGAACCGGGACGCCCTCGTCGGCGCCCTCGCGGAGATCTTCGCGGGACGTCCGCGCGGCGAATGGATCGCGCGATGCCGCGAGGCGGGCGTCCCGGCGGGCCCGGTGCGCGGCCCGCTCGAGGCTCTCGAGAGCGGGCAGGCCCGGGCGATGGGCCTGCGCGTGAAAGAGGGAGGGTTCGAGTCGGTCGCCTCGCCCGTCCGGTTCGCCGGCCGAACGCCGCCGGTCCGCCGCCCGCCGCGGCTCGGCGAGCACACGGACGCGATCCGGCGGGAGTTCGGGCTGCCCTGATCGTCGGTCGCGAGTCACGAGTCGCCGGTGGCCAACGGCGAGAGGAAAGTTGAAATCCCAATCGGCGCGGCCCGCCGGGGTGTTTCGAGGGCGGCAGGCCGGACGGCGGTGCCATTGCCGAGCGCGTCGAGACGCGAGCCCGACGGGATGCGGGCCGTCGGCGAGATCCCGAGGCGTGTATCGGCGCGCCCCGCACGGGCAACCATGAAGTCAACCGATCATTTTCTTGATGGCATCGATCGTGTACGGCGCGCTGCCCTCGGCCCGGTTGTTCACGATCAGGAAGAACTCCTTCCGGCGCGCCTCGGCCTCGCGGGCGATCCGCGCCGCGTCCGCGCGCATCTCGGGATGTTCCTCCTTGATCCGGTCGTAGGGCGTGAAGAACTGGACGGCGTCCGCGTAGGCGCGCCCGGGCGCGACGAGCACCCGCGCGAGCCAGAAGTCGGCGTCGGCGGCGCCGGGAACCCCGAACTGCTCCGAAAGCTCCGGCATGTGCGTCCACCAGTTCAGGACCGGCGAGACGCCGTGCGCGCGA from Thermoanaerobaculia bacterium encodes the following:
- a CDS encoding NAD-binding protein yields the protein MNIVIVGFGRVGSATVRELREDGHSVVLIEQRGDRIDRATRVEGLRTVRGNAIDADVQLRAGVDRADVFLALTREDTVNLVAAEVAKKKFSVPHAIARIYIPSRASIFEALGIRTICPTLYTVDAIRTTVRDIQGLPAAPRPPAETARPKARRPPALDESKFVLISGGGKIGSGLARTLAGRGIEVAIIEKDPAQVARLSAETDVPVFVGDGSARGVLETAGASRAAVFAAVTGADEDNLVACQTAKAVFGVGKTIARVSNPKNEELMRLLGVDATVATTAIISSYIEREVPGLQIRTLLSLQAGGVQLFELKVPAGSPAAGRALKDLPIPPSTNIVAVVRGGETIVTRGDTRIMADDTVLILVQQEREAEIRKLVLG
- a CDS encoding CoA transferase translates to MNPPEPSAPLEGVLVLDLSRVLAGPYCTMTLADLGARVIKVEHPVGGDITRGWGPPYSPEGDSAYYQSINRNKESIVLDLASGAGRRSVEILASRADVLIENFPPGGLARLGLSLERLRAENPRLVTASITGFGEAGPDRDQPGFDLLAQAGAGLMAITGDPGGPPVKVGIAVSDLVAGANAAIGILAALAARERSGRGAAVAVDLFSSSLAMLVNVLQSCIVSGREAGRHGSGHAQIVPYQMFGSADGEWILAIGTERQFRTLCERVVGRPEWASDPRFSTNAARVENRDALVGALAEIFAGRPRGEWIARCREAGVPAGPVRGPLEALESGQARAMGLRVKEGGFESVASPVRFAGRTPPVRRPPRLGEHTDAIRREFGLP